The following DNA comes from SAR202 cluster bacterium.
TTTGCCGATGTCTTTGCCGTGGTGCAGCGGGACTGTGGCCCACCTGCCGTCCGGGTGCTTGAAGACTGCGTGGCTGCCGGTCTGGCGCACCCGGACGAACCCAAGACGCTCAAGGGCTCGAATAACTTGGCGCGGCCTGGCGGGGCGGATTTCAGGCAACGATCCGGACCTGGTCAATGGCTACTTCTATCGGGATGGGCTCGCCCAGCTCCCGACGGGCCTCTATGTGGGCCTTGATGGCGTCCTTTATGTTTTCGAGAGCCTCTTCATAGCTGTCGCCCTGAGTGTAGCAGCCTGGGAGCATTGGAACTGAGGCCACATAGACGCCATCGTCATCCTGCTCCACGACTACGGTGTATTTGTAGTTGGCCACTCTAGCCTCCGTTGCTCTTGACGTCCATCAGAACGCGCGTTTCTGTTCGAGTGCCCTATACCTGCCAGCATAATAAGATGACGCTCAGAGCTTCCTGCCCTTCCTCTTACTACTCTGTTCTGCCTTCGCCTCGCCGGCGTACTCGAAGAGCCCTTTGAGGTAGCGGCCGGTGTGGGAGTGGGATAGCTGGGCGAGCTCGTCCGGGGTGCCTTCGGCGATGACCTGGCCGCCCTTGTCGCCGGCGCCGGGGCCGATGTCGATGAGCCAGTCCGCGCTCTTGATCACGTCCAGGTGGTGCTCGATGAGGACGACGCTGTTGCCGGCGTCGGCCAGCCGGTGCAGGACGCGCAGGAGGTGGGCGCAGTCCTCGAAGGAGAGGCCTGTGGTGGGCTCGTCCAGGATGTAGAGAGTGCTGCCGGTGGCGCGGCGGGAGAGCTCCGTGGAGAGCTTTACGCGCTGCGCCTCGCCGCCGCTGAGCTGAGTGGCCGGCTGGCCCAGGTGGATGTAGCCGAGGCCGACGTCCGCCATGGTCTGCAGCTTGTTTTTCAGGCGTGGGATGTTTGAGAAATAGTCCAGCGCCTCGGTGACGGTCATATTGAGCACGTCCGCGATGTTCTTGCCCTTCCAGAAGATCTCCAGGGCCTCGCGGTTGTAGCGCTTGCCGCCGCAGACCTCGCAGGGCACCGTGACATCCGGCAGGAACTGCATCTCGATCTGGATGTAGCCGTCGCCCGTGCAGGCCTCACAACGGCCGCCCTTGACGTTGAAGGAGAAGCGGCCGGGGCCGTAGCCGCGCGTCTTGGCCTCCGGCGCGGTGGCGAACAGCTCGCGGATGGGCGTGAAGAGGCCGGTGTATGTCGCAGGGTTGCTGCGCGGCGTGCGGCCAATGGGCGACTGGTCGATGTTGACCACCTTGTCGATGGCCTCGATGCCGTCGATGGCGTCGCACTCTCCGGGGCGGTCCTTGGCGTTGTAGAAGTGCTGGGCGAGCCGCTTGTAGAGAACGTCGTAGATTAGCGTGCTCTTGCCGGAGCCGGACGCGCCGGTGATGCATACGAGCTTGCCAAGGGGGATGCGCACGTCGATGTTTTTGAGGTTATTCTCACGCGCGCCGCGGATGGTGATGTACTGTCCGTTGCCGTCGCGGAGCTTCTCGGGCTTGGGGATGCGCTTCCTTAAGCTCAGGTACTGGCCGGTGATGGACTCCGGCGCGGCCATGATGTCGTCGATCGTGCCGGTGGCCATGACGTGGCCGCCATGCTCGCCTGCGCCGGGACCCATGTCGATAATGTAGTCGGCGGCGCGCATGATCGCCTCGTCGTGCTCCACGATGAGGACGGTGTTGCCCAGGTCGCGCAGGCCTGTGAGGGTCTTGATGAGGCGGGAGCCATCGACAGGGTGCAGGCCGACGGAGGGCTCGTCGCAGACGTACAGGACGCCGATGAGGCCGGAACCGATCTGCGTGGCCAGGCGGATGCGCTGGGCCTCGCCGCCGCTCAGCGTGCCGGCCGTGCGGCCAAGGGTGAGGTAGTCGAGGCCGATGTCGTCCAGGAAGCGGATGCGCGACTCGATCTCTTTGAGGACCTGCGCGGCGATGGTCCTTTCGCGTTGCGAAAGGGGTTCGGGGTACGGGGTATGGGGTACGGTAGGAACAGCCGGGACCTCACCGCCCCGGTCACCCTCTCTGTCCCGATGGGGCATCGGGACATCTCCCCCATCAAGGGGGAGAAAGGAAGAAGATCCGTTGCGGCCGACCGTACCCTGTCCCTGCCCCTGTCCCATGAGGCCGCGGACCCATTCGAGGCAGTGGCCGACGGACTTGCTGGTAACCTGGATGATGTTTTCGTTAGCAACGGTGACGGCCAGGGCTTCCGGCTTGAGGCGCGCGCCGTTGCAGCCTGTGCATGGGCGCTGGGCCATGTAGCGCTCGATCTCCGTGCGGACGTATTCGGACTCAGTCTCGCGGTGGCGGCGCTCCAGGTTCTCGATCACGCCCTCGAAGGTGGTGTTCCACTCATAGGTCTTGCCCTTCTGCGTCTCGTGGCGCATGCGGACCTTGCGCTTGTTGCCGTAAAGGACAAGGTCGATGAACTTCTCGTCCAGGTCCTTCACGGGGACGCGCGTGGAGAAGCCGTACTGGCGGGCGAGCGACTCCAGAAGGCTCATGAGCCACGGGTTGGATGCGCCGGAGCGCA
Coding sequences within:
- the uvrA gene encoding excinuclease ABC subunit UvrA — encoded protein: MPLENIVVRGAREHNLKNVNVVIPRDKLVVITGVSGSGKSSLAFDTIYAEGQRRYVESLSAYARQFLGRMDKPDVDYIEGLSPAISIDQKGVSRNPRSTVGTVTEIYDYLRLLFARAGRPHCYNCGRPVQRQTVQQIVDSVLALPAGSRIQVLAPMVRRRKGEHKEVFEDARKAGYVRVRVNGEVHDLSAKFDLDKQKWHDIEVVVDRLVIGESTEVSRVADSVESALKMAGGTVLIDLAGSRQSAVSSQQGNDGDSAVDPAPSTQHPEPLLFSENFACVHCGISLGEIEPRTFSFNNPHGACPTCTGIGFRLEVDPELVIPNKKLTLAEGAIEPWVRSGASNPWLMSLLESLARQYGFSTRVPVKDLDEKFIDLVLYGNKRKVRMRHETQKGKTYEWNTTFEGVIENLERRHRETESEYVRTEIERYMAQRPCTGCNGARLKPEALAVTVANENIIQVTSKSVGHCLEWVRGLMGQGQGQGTVGRNGSSSFLPLDGGDVPMPHRDREGDRGGEVPAVPTVPHTPYPEPLSQRERTIAAQVLKEIESRIRFLDDIGLDYLTLGRTAGTLSGGEAQRIRLATQIGSGLIGVLYVCDEPSVGLHPVDGSRLIKTLTGLRDLGNTVLIVEHDEAIMRAADYIIDMGPGAGEHGGHVMATGTIDDIMAAPESITGQYLSLRKRIPKPEKLRDGNGQYITIRGARENNLKNIDVRIPLGKLVCITGASGSGKSTLIYDVLYKRLAQHFYNAKDRPGECDAIDGIEAIDKVVNIDQSPIGRTPRSNPATYTGLFTPIRELFATAPEAKTRGYGPGRFSFNVKGGRCEACTGDGYIQIEMQFLPDVTVPCEVCGGKRYNREALEIFWKGKNIADVLNMTVTEALDYFSNIPRLKNKLQTMADVGLGYIHLGQPATQLSGGEAQRVKLSTELSRRATGSTLYILDEPTTGLSFEDCAHLLRVLHRLADAGNSVVLIEHHLDVIKSADWLIDIGPGAGDKGGQVIAEGTPDELAQLSHSHTGRYLKGLFEYAGEAKAEQSSKRKGRKL
- a CDS encoding type II toxin-antitoxin system HicB family antitoxin; the protein is MANYKYTVVVEQDDDGVYVASVPMLPGCYTQGDSYEEALENIKDAIKAHIEARRELGEPIPIEVAIDQVRIVA